The Tatumella ptyseos genome segment CGGTCGGCTAATCGAGGAAATATATCCCGATTGATGAACGCATCGTGCAAGGCTAATTCGCGAGTAAGAGGGGTTTCTGGCCACCGTTCAATTTCAGCCGTGATGATACTTTGCTTAATGGGGAGTTCATTAGGGTTGGCATCAATCCCTACCGGATAAACGGCAATCCCTAAGGGTTCACCCGCTTGGCGCAACATCCTGCCTAATTGACCATTGCCGAGTACGCAGACTGACTTCATGCATCCTCCCGCGGATCCGGGTGTTGCAGTACGGCATCGGTCTGTTTAACGCGCCACTCAGCCAAACGTGAAGCGATCGGTGAATCATGCAGGGCAAGAATTTGTGCAGCTAATAACGCAGCATTCGCCGCACCAGCTTTACCGATTGCCAGGGTCCCGACGGGAATGCCCTTAGGCATCTGTACAATTGAGTAAAGGCTGTCGACACCACTCAACGCCGCGCTTTGTACCGGAACGCCTAAAACGGGAACGAGGGTTTTCGCTGCTAACATTCCAGGCAGGTGCGCTGCACCGCCTGCGCCGGCAATGATCACGTCAAAACCTTGCTGTTGAGCGTTTTCGGCAAAACTAAACAGTTTATCGGGGGTGCGGTGGGCGGAAACGACTTCTACGTGGTGGGCTATACCCAACTCAGTGAATACCTCAGCGGCAGACTGCATCGTAGCCCAGTCACTTTTTGAACCCATGACTATTGCGACTTTAGCGGGGGCAGAACTTAACGACATGAACTCAACTCCTCGATCCTAAAACGTACACAAGCTTCTCTGACTCGCGATAATTAGGGCGCAAGAATAACATGCCAACTCCGAGAGGAAAACGGTTGCGTAGTATTATTACCAAGGAAAATGGCTAAGGGTTAAGCCTTGTTCGCTCCATTCGATCAGCCATCCTTCATGGTGCCAAGCACCGAGTACGGCGCGTTGAGCTGACGAAGAGATCTCAGGAACGGGATGGATAGCTGGCTGGTGAGTATGACCATGCACGAGTAGGGTTGCGCGATGGCGCTGGAGAACCTCAATAACGGCTTGCTGATTCACGTCCATGATCGCCATGGCTTTATGTTGATTCGCCTGCTGACTGTTTTGTCGCATTTTACGAGCGATACGGAGCCGTAATGCAAGCGGTAAACGTAAAAAAAGCCATTGGATCCATGGAGTATGGACCTTTTTACGAAAGGCCAGATAGCCGACATCGTCGGTACAAAGTGTATCGCCGTGCATGATGACGAGTCGTTGACCAAAGCGCTCTAAGACGACTTCTTCAGGGAGTCGTTGCATACCAGCCTGCTGTGCAAACCGCTCACCCACTAAAAAATCACGGTTTCCATGAATAAAATAAACTGGGATAGGTAAAGCGGCGATAGCTTGGGCGATTTGCTGGTGGAGTGGCGCGGGATCATCATCACCAATCCAGGCTTCAAATAGGTCACCTAAAATATAGAGCTCACTACAGGTTAAGGCTTGATTGGAGAGGAAATGCAGAAAACCGGCAGTAATTGCCGGTTCTTCCTGACACAGATGGAGATCTGCGATAAACAGGATTCGTGACATTACTCAGTCACGATCGCTTTTTGAATCACAACATCTTCTTTTGGTACATCTTGATGCATACCACTACGGCCGGTTGAAACGGCTTTGATTTTTTCAACCACGTCCATACCTTCAACTACTTCCGCGAACACACAGTAACCCCAGCCTTGAACGCTTTCGTCACGGAAGTTGAGGAAATCGTTGTCCGCTACGTTAATAAAGAATTGTGCTGTCGCAGAATGCGGGGCAGAAGTACGAGCCATCGCCAGTGTACCGCGGGTGTTTTTTAGGCCATTGTTTGCTTCATTACGAATTTCTGCTTTGGTATTTTTCTGCTGCATACCAGGTTCAAATCCGCCGCCTTGAATCATAAAGCCATTGATTACACGGTGGAAAATGGTGTTGTCGTAAAAACCTTCGCTGCAGTAGCTTAAAAAGTTTTTTACTGTCTCTGGTGCTTGCTCATCAAAAGTTTTGATGACGATATCGCCAAAATTCGTTTGGAAGGTGACCATAATGATTTCCTGTCAGGGTTAAAATAAATACTTACTCGGTTTCTCTGGCCTTATGTGCCGCCAGAGACCCTATTTTATAACATAAATTGATGCATTACGTCAGTATTGTCCAAGACGCGGCGACAGGGCTTGCATTCATTCGCCCGAGGAATAAAAATACGGCACACTACGCAAAAAAGTCGCGACACATCATTACGGAAGAGTTACATGCTGAAAATTTTTAATACGCTAAGTCGACAAAAAGAAACTTTCACGCCAATTCATGCGGGGAAGGTTGGAATGTATGTCTGTGGCATTACGGTTTATGACCTCAGTCATATTGGACATGGTCGGACTTTTGTGGCGTTCGATGTAATTTCACGTTATCTCCGTTATAGCGGCTATCAGCTTAATTACGTACGCAATATCACTGATATTGACGATAAAATCATCAAACGCGCTAACGAAAACAATGAAACGATTGAGCAATTGACTGATCGAATGATTGCGGAGATGCACAAGGATTTCGCGGCACTGAATATTTTGCCACCCGATAGTGAACCCCGTGCCACGAAACATATCGATGACATTATTACGTTAACTGAGAAATTATTGGCGCGTGGCCATGCGTATGTGGCAGATAATGGCGATGTGATGTTTGATGTGATGACCAACAAAGCTTACGGCGTCCTCTCTCGTCAAGATCTTGAGCAGTTACAAGCAGGGGCTAGAGTCGAGGTTGCTGAAGTTAAAAAGAATCCTATGGATTTTGTACTGTGGAAAATGGCTAAGCCAAATGAGCCTGGTTGGCACTCCCCATGGGGGCTAGGTCGCCCAGGTTGGCATATTGAATGTTCTGCGATGAATTGCCAGCAACTCGGTACGCACTTTGATATCCATGGCGGAGGATCAGATCTGATGTTTCCTCACCATGAAAATGAGATTGCGCAATCGACCTGTGCTCATGATGG includes the following:
- the purE gene encoding 5-(carboxyamino)imidazole ribonucleotide mutase — its product is MSLSSAPAKVAIVMGSKSDWATMQSAAEVFTELGIAHHVEVVSAHRTPDKLFSFAENAQQQGFDVIIAGAGGAAHLPGMLAAKTLVPVLGVPVQSAALSGVDSLYSIVQMPKGIPVGTLAIGKAGAANAALLAAQILALHDSPIASRLAEWRVKQTDAVLQHPDPREDA
- a CDS encoding UDP-2,3-diacylglucosamine diphosphatase, producing MSRILFIADLHLCQEEPAITAGFLHFLSNQALTCSELYILGDLFEAWIGDDDPAPLHQQIAQAIAALPIPVYFIHGNRDFLVGERFAQQAGMQRLPEEVVLERFGQRLVIMHGDTLCTDDVGYLAFRKKVHTPWIQWLFLRLPLALRLRIARKMRQNSQQANQHKAMAIMDVNQQAVIEVLQRHRATLLVHGHTHQPAIHPVPEISSSAQRAVLGAWHHEGWLIEWSEQGLTLSHFPW
- the ppiB gene encoding peptidylprolyl isomerase B — translated: MVTFQTNFGDIVIKTFDEQAPETVKNFLSYCSEGFYDNTIFHRVINGFMIQGGGFEPGMQQKNTKAEIRNEANNGLKNTRGTLAMARTSAPHSATAQFFINVADNDFLNFRDESVQGWGYCVFAEVVEGMDVVEKIKAVSTGRSGMHQDVPKEDVVIQKAIVTE
- the cysS gene encoding cysteine--tRNA ligase, which codes for MLKIFNTLSRQKETFTPIHAGKVGMYVCGITVYDLSHIGHGRTFVAFDVISRYLRYSGYQLNYVRNITDIDDKIIKRANENNETIEQLTDRMIAEMHKDFAALNILPPDSEPRATKHIDDIITLTEKLLARGHAYVADNGDVMFDVMTNKAYGVLSRQDLEQLQAGARVEVAEVKKNPMDFVLWKMAKPNEPGWHSPWGLGRPGWHIECSAMNCQQLGTHFDIHGGGSDLMFPHHENEIAQSTCAHDGPYVNYWMHSGMVMVDREKMSKSLGNFFTIRDVLRHFDAETVRYFLMSGHYRSQLNYGQENLEQARASLERLYTALRGTELQATPMADASYEQRFREAMDDDFNTPEAYSVLFDLAREVNRLKNEDMALANAAAAKLRELAGILGILQQLPEVFLQHGTQEEDVAEIESLIVMRNHARQTKDWAQADIARDRLNDLGIILEDSAQGTTWRRK